The following are encoded in a window of Shewanella psychrotolerans genomic DNA:
- the menC gene encoding o-succinylbenzoate synthase, with translation MTLLTLSLYRYQIPLDKLLPVGNQRIETREGLVLQVSTETQQQAVEISPLSGIDIDEQPIKGFSQESIAEIIHALTESMPSLQGEPIDKLLDIADTTPLASLAYGLSLLHTKLDGKLSLYRDNASTIPLIYRHQDEATAHLQQRVSALSNKVHAVKVKVGQTSMEDELLLIHQILAIRPDLKLRLDANRAFTLEQAIDFCACLPLASIEYIEEPCRSAKDNVQLFQAVGIPFALDESLNDINYQFNMLPGLTALVLKPMLIGHLNRLQQLIEEAHANGVRAIISSSLETSLGIEALKAISQECTPDEIPGLDTLSAFSSDLIVSSGKPRCLAIDDLTLIEQCK, from the coding sequence ATGACGCTCTTAACACTTAGTCTATACCGTTATCAGATCCCGCTCGATAAACTACTTCCAGTGGGAAATCAGCGTATTGAGACGCGAGAAGGTCTGGTGCTACAAGTAAGCACAGAAACACAGCAACAAGCAGTAGAAATATCGCCACTGTCGGGTATCGATATTGATGAGCAGCCAATAAAAGGTTTTAGTCAGGAAAGCATTGCAGAGATCATACACGCCCTCACCGAATCTATGCCGTCGCTGCAAGGAGAACCGATAGACAAGCTCTTAGATATTGCTGACACTACGCCACTGGCATCACTCGCCTATGGCCTAAGCCTGTTACACACCAAACTGGATGGAAAACTATCCCTTTACCGTGACAACGCAAGCACTATTCCGCTGATTTACCGCCATCAAGATGAAGCGACAGCGCATTTACAGCAACGCGTTAGCGCATTGAGTAACAAGGTGCATGCGGTAAAGGTAAAAGTCGGACAAACCTCGATGGAAGATGAGCTCCTACTCATCCATCAAATCTTGGCTATTCGTCCCGATCTCAAGCTTAGGCTCGATGCCAATCGCGCTTTTACCTTAGAGCAAGCCATCGATTTCTGCGCTTGCCTGCCACTCGCTTCGATTGAGTATATTGAAGAGCCTTGCCGCAGTGCCAAAGATAACGTGCAACTTTTCCAAGCTGTGGGTATTCCTTTTGCGCTAGATGAAAGCCTCAACGATATCAATTATCAATTTAACATGCTCCCAGGGCTAACCGCTCTCGTGCTTAAGCCTATGTTAATAGGCCATCTTAATCGCTTACAGCAACTTATCGAAGAAGCCCATGCTAATGGCGTTAGAGCAATTATTAGCTCAAGCCTAGAAACGAGCCTTGGCATCGAAGCACTCAAAGCGATAAGCCAGGAATGTACGCCAGATGAAATTCCAGGGTTAGATACTTTATCGGCCTTTAGCAGCGATCTTATTGTCTCTAGTGGAAAACCGCGCTGCTTAGCTATCGACGATTTAACGCTGATTGAGCAATGTAAATAG
- a CDS encoding AMP-binding protein, with the protein MALLISPLHHSAATAPKQTALNFWQNKAYHSLSYRELSVIVTSVATHLKQVGLKPGDRLACIDNNSKEMVILYWACIDARIIFCPLSPRFPKIQISELSQRYQFDRFWAPQQFQHLLPESSLEIDFITTVLNATPKTIDSSQPANIILTSGSSGQPKAAVHCLANHISSARGSSELIAVNQGDNWLLSLPLFHIGGLAIINRCALAQAAITLPATKLSLVEQLKQLRLTHLSLVATQLIRLLEQDKNALIGIKALLLGGGAIGASLLEKLKPLGINAYTSYGMTEMSSQITTGLATNKGSSGKLLAGRELKIVDQQIYVKGETLFMGYLTPKSPCKRPQPKPQELSQQLSQELPSEIHRDISQDNEMLWRPTDSEGWFNTQDLGYWNTDGDLVIIGRADNMFVCGGENVQPEEIEAALKRHPEITDAIVFPIPDSEFGFLPAAIINGSVSDTSSLDDFIRQYVASFKRPRQYFAWPNIESTSLKISRKQLIAAVSNPLA; encoded by the coding sequence GTGGCCTTACTCATTTCACCTCTGCACCACAGTGCTGCGACAGCACCAAAACAAACGGCGCTCAATTTTTGGCAGAATAAGGCATACCACAGCCTAAGTTATCGTGAACTGAGTGTCATCGTCACATCAGTTGCCACCCATCTTAAACAAGTAGGGCTTAAACCAGGTGATCGTTTAGCCTGTATCGACAATAATTCAAAAGAGATGGTCATTCTGTATTGGGCATGTATCGATGCTCGTATCATCTTTTGCCCTTTATCACCCCGATTTCCAAAAATACAAATTAGTGAGTTAAGTCAACGCTATCAGTTCGATAGGTTCTGGGCCCCGCAACAATTTCAACATCTTTTGCCTGAATCATCTCTAGAGATAGATTTTATAACAACCGTACTTAACGCTACTCCTAAGACAATTGATAGCTCACAGCCAGCCAATATCATTTTGACCTCAGGTAGCAGCGGCCAACCTAAAGCCGCAGTGCATTGCTTAGCTAACCATATCTCCAGCGCCAGAGGCTCAAGCGAGCTCATTGCGGTTAATCAAGGTGACAACTGGCTGCTGTCGCTACCGCTGTTTCATATCGGCGGGCTCGCGATCATCAATCGCTGTGCCCTCGCTCAGGCGGCGATAACACTCCCCGCGACCAAATTATCGCTAGTCGAACAACTAAAACAGCTACGCCTGACCCATCTTTCTTTGGTTGCAACCCAGCTTATTAGGTTACTGGAACAAGACAAAAATGCCCTGATAGGTATAAAGGCACTACTCCTTGGCGGCGGGGCAATTGGGGCGTCGCTACTGGAGAAACTCAAACCGCTTGGAATAAATGCTTATACCAGCTACGGCATGACAGAAATGAGTTCTCAGATCACCACGGGGCTAGCCACCAATAAAGGCAGCAGTGGTAAGCTATTAGCTGGACGAGAGTTAAAGATTGTTGACCAGCAAATTTATGTCAAAGGTGAAACCCTGTTTATGGGCTACCTAACACCTAAAAGCCCCTGCAAAAGACCACAGCCAAAACCCCAAGAATTATCTCAGCAGTTATCACAAGAATTACCATCAGAGATACACCGAGATATATCACAAGATAATGAAATGCTTTGGCGGCCAACAGACAGCGAAGGCTGGTTTAACACTCAGGATTTAGGTTACTGGAACACGGATGGCGATTTAGTCATTATCGGCCGTGCCGACAATATGTTTGTTTGTGGTGGCGAAAATGTGCAGCCTGAAGAGATTGAAGCGGCCCTTAAGCGGCATCCAGAGATCACCGATGCGATTGTATTTCCAATACCAGACAGTGAATTTGGTTTCCTTCCTGCTGCGATTATCAACGGCAGTGTGAGCGATACCAGCAGCCTTGATGATTTTATACGCCAATATGTTGCTAGCTTTAAACGCCCAAGGCAATATTTTGCGTGGCCCAATATCGAAAGTACTAGCCTTAAGATCTCCCGAAAACAGCTTATCGCGGCAGTATCTAACCCTCTGGCATAA
- the rpoH gene encoding RNA polymerase sigma factor RpoH, translating to MTSQTQSMALVVPQSSGSLEAYIHSAHNISMLEPQEEYELAKRLQETGDLQAAKQLIMSHLRFVVHVAKGYSGYGLPQADLIQEGNIGLMKAVKRFDPDVGVRLVSFAVHWIKAEIHEYVLKNWRIVKVATTKAQRKLFFNLRKAKKRLGWFSDEEVTMVAENLGVSKADVTEMESRMAAQDPAFDLASDNDDDQDYSPVHYLEDHSSDLASQVENDNFESDNQTRLLAAIKTLDERSQHILQARWLNDEKTTLQELAETYQVSAERIRQLEKNAMNKLKGRMEV from the coding sequence ATGACAAGTCAAACGCAATCAATGGCACTAGTTGTCCCTCAAAGCAGCGGTAGCTTAGAGGCTTATATTCATTCTGCGCACAACATCAGTATGTTGGAGCCTCAGGAAGAGTATGAGCTAGCCAAGCGTCTGCAAGAGACTGGTGACCTTCAGGCTGCGAAGCAGTTGATTATGTCTCATCTTCGTTTCGTTGTTCATGTCGCTAAAGGTTATTCTGGTTATGGCCTGCCACAGGCAGATCTTATCCAAGAGGGTAACATTGGTTTGATGAAGGCGGTAAAACGTTTTGATCCTGATGTGGGTGTCCGTCTTGTCTCTTTTGCTGTTCATTGGATTAAAGCTGAGATCCATGAATATGTGCTCAAAAACTGGCGTATCGTTAAAGTGGCGACCACTAAGGCGCAACGCAAATTGTTCTTCAATCTACGCAAAGCTAAGAAACGTCTTGGCTGGTTTAGTGATGAAGAGGTGACTATGGTTGCCGAAAATTTGGGTGTCTCTAAAGCCGATGTGACCGAAATGGAATCACGTATGGCAGCGCAAGATCCTGCATTCGATCTGGCGAGCGATAACGATGATGATCAAGATTATTCACCAGTGCACTACCTTGAAGATCACTCTTCAGATCTGGCTTCGCAGGTAGAAAATGATAACTTTGAATCAGATAACCAAACTCGACTGTTAGCAGCGATCAAAACTCTTGATGAGCGTAGCCAACATATCTTACAAGCGCGTTGGTTGAATGATGAGAAAACGACATTGCAAGAGCTGGCAGAAACCTATCAAGTCTCTGCTGAGCGTATCAGGCAGTTAGAAAAGAACGCCATGAATAAGCTCAAAGGGCGGATGGAAGTCTAA
- the ftsX gene encoding permease-like cell division protein FtsX yields MSQKPQLVRSKLPFTGRIVMFFIRHIQHAMGSMGELWRNPISSLMTMAVLGVSLSLPAALQVLVKNAETITQSWNSAAEISLFINEGRSERTVQSLITRISAYTEVSAVSYINRDQALEEFQRLSGFGEAIAYLDENPLPAVITVTPGLKYASPNGARELLKKLELEPEVSFGRLDIEWLERLQAVVRLLERTVLAIAVLLVLAVVLVIGNTIRLAIMNRRTEIEVMKLVGATESFIQRPFLYTGIWFGVIGGILAWLIINVLVWYLDGALADLLGLYGSSLEMQSLTLVELGQLVLLASFLGWLGSYLSVRQHLRAIEPS; encoded by the coding sequence ATGAGTCAGAAACCTCAATTAGTTCGCAGCAAACTCCCTTTTACAGGGCGCATTGTGATGTTCTTTATCCGCCATATTCAACATGCTATGGGGAGCATGGGGGAGTTGTGGCGAAATCCTATCTCATCACTGATGACGATGGCGGTACTAGGCGTCAGTCTGAGTCTGCCCGCGGCATTACAAGTGTTGGTTAAGAATGCTGAAACAATTACTCAATCATGGAACAGTGCAGCTGAGATATCCCTGTTTATTAATGAGGGTCGCAGCGAACGTACGGTACAGAGCTTGATCACTCGTATTAGCGCGTATACAGAGGTGAGTGCCGTTAGCTATATCAATCGCGATCAGGCATTGGAGGAATTTCAACGTCTGTCTGGATTTGGTGAGGCGATAGCCTATTTAGATGAAAATCCATTACCCGCAGTGATAACCGTTACCCCAGGGCTTAAATATGCTAGCCCTAATGGCGCCAGAGAGCTGTTAAAAAAACTGGAGTTAGAACCTGAAGTCAGCTTTGGTCGTTTAGATATTGAGTGGCTAGAGCGTTTGCAAGCCGTCGTGAGACTATTAGAGCGCACCGTTTTGGCGATTGCGGTATTGTTGGTTTTGGCTGTAGTGCTGGTGATTGGTAACACCATTCGGTTAGCAATCATGAATCGGCGCACTGAAATTGAGGTGATGAAGTTAGTTGGAGCCACCGAGAGCTTTATCCAGCGTCCCTTTCTTTATACTGGGATCTGGTTTGGAGTGATAGGTGGTATTTTAGCTTGGCTTATTATTAATGTACTGGTGTGGTATCTTGATGGTGCACTTGCCGATCTGTTGGGGCTCTACGGTAGTAGTTTAGAGATGCAATCATTAACATTGGTTGAGTTAGGTCAATTAGTGTTGCTTGCCTCGTTTTTAGGTTGGCTAGGTTCCTATCTTTCTGTGCGCCAACATCTGCGCGCGATAGAGCCATCGTGA